The region GATTACTTGAGAATTTTAAAATTGAATTAATTGTTGATATGATCCATTCTTCTCCAGAATTTATAAAATTAATATACAAAATAAAAAATATAGAAGATATTATACTTGTAACCGACTCTATTTCAGCTACAGATTTAAATGATGGAGAATATGAGCTTGGAGGTTTAAATGTTTTTGTAAATAAGGGAAAAGCTATGTTAAAAGATGGGACAATAGCTGGAAGCACTTTAACTTTTGATAATGGTATAAGAAATTTCTATGATATTACAAATTGTTCTCTCAAAGAATTAGCTTTAGTGTCTTCTTTTAATGCTTTAAAAGATTTAGGAGTAAAAAATGAAGGAAAAATAAAAGAAGGATATATTGCAAACCTTGTTTTATTAAATAAAGATCTTAAAATAAAAAGCACCTTTTTTGAAGGGATACGTGTTTTTAACAATGAGCATTTATAAAAAATTGCCCTTAATCGGGCAATTTTTTTCTTAATATATCCATTTCTTCTAAATCAAGATCAACTTTCACTATTAAATTAGGATTTGCTGTTTCAATCTTTGCTTCTTCTTGACCTTTTCTCATTTTTATCATTTCTGGCATAATAACTTTTATAGGATCACCTTTTGGTTTAATTATCTCAACCTCTTCACCAACTGATACCTTACTTCGTACTTCTAAAATACTTTTATTATCCCTGGTTTTTTTTATTACCTTAGCAACAATTTCATGTGTTTTGTTGTATGATGAAGAATCATAATTTTGACTTTCTGGGCCAGGATTTCCAAAATAAAAACCTTTTGTATATTTCCTATTACTTACTGAATTTAAATATTCCATCCATTTAGGTTCATATTTAAATTCACCTTTATAATATTTATCTATGGCTTCTCTATAAACTTTTGTAACCATAGCTCCATAATATATACCCTTCATTCTACCTTCTATCTTTAAACTATCAATACCTGTATCTAAAATCTGGTCCAAAAATTCTATAGTATAAAGATCTCTGGAGTTCATTATGAAAGTTCCTCTTTCATCTTCGTAAATAGGATAATATTCACCAGGTCTGTTTTCTTCTACTAAATGGTATTTCCATCTGCAAGGTTGCGCACAAGCCCCTCTATTAGCATCTCTTCCAGTTAAATAATTACTAAGTAAACATCTTCCAGATATGGACATACACATTGCGCCATGAATAAAAACTTCCAATTCTACATCTGGAACTTTTTCTCGAATTTGTTTAATCTCTTTTAATGAAAGTTCTCGAGCTAAT is a window of Marinitoga hydrogenitolerans DSM 16785 DNA encoding:
- a CDS encoding peptidase U32 family protein, which codes for MKKIELLSPAGNMEKLKMVFRYGADAAYLGGKFFNLRALAGNFSNEEIIEAVKYAHSLGKKIYVTLNIIAHNNEIEKVADYAKFLESAGVDAVIVADLGVFKVVRDNTNLEINVSTQASNTNWMSVKVWKEMGAKRIILARELSLKEIKQIREKVPDVELEVFIHGAMCMSISGRCLLSNYLTGRDANRGACAQPCRWKYHLVEENRPGEYYPIYEDERGTFIMNSRDLYTIEFLDQILDTGIDSLKIEGRMKGIYYGAMVTKVYREAIDKYYKGEFKYEPKWMEYLNSVSNRKYTKGFYFGNPGPESQNYDSSSYNKTHEIVAKVIKKTRDNKSILEVRSKVSVGEEVEIIKPKGDPIKVIMPEMIKMRKGQEEAKIETANPNLIVKVDLDLEEMDILRKKLPD